GTCTACCTGTGCCCGGCTACCCCGGGCGGGCACAACGCCTGCGGGCAATGACGGCTTCGTGCAGCGTCGCCCCGCCAAAGGATGAGCGAGTGCTCGGTCGGCTAGACGCTGGTGTCGGCCCAGACGTCATCGATCGCGATGTCGTAGCTGCGTCCGGCGACGTCGTCGCCGAGGGTCAATTGCCCGATCGGATTGTTGCCCAGCGTCTCGGTGCTCGTCACCGGAGTGCCGAGTGTGACCCGCGTGCCGTCCAGCGCAGCCCAGATGGTGATTTGTCCTCCCGGGTTGGTGTCCACGCCGATCTCGACCTGGTGCCAGTGACCGGTGCTGACCGTGGCCGAGCCGGCGTGCGTGACCAGCCCGGCGTCATTGCGGACGGACAGGAATCCGCCTGCGTTGACATACAGGTAGGCGATGTAGGCGCCGCTAGCGCTACGTAGTTTGAATAGGCCGGCCGAAGTGCTGCGCTGCTTGAGGTAGACCCAGGCGCTGACGTGCAGGGCTCGGTAGGTGGCCGGAAGTTGCGCCGAGGACCAGGTGGTTGTGCCGGTGGAGGTTTCCTCGGCGGCCCAGTTGCCGGCGTGAACCGTGCTCTGCTGCGTCGTGAGCCCGGCGGTGGGCGTCGTCCACCGCGGTGGGGCGATGCTGCCGGACTCGAAGTCCTCAGTGAATACCGGCAATGTGACCGCCGCGGTCGACCGCGCGGAGGTGTTGCCCTGCGCGTCCGCCGCGACCACCGAATACGTGTACGTGGTGCCACGCGTTCCGGTCGTGTCCGTCACTGCGGTCGTGCCACCAGAAACCGTGGCTACCGTGCTGTTGGCTTCGCCCGGCGCCGAGCGGGTGATCGTGTACGCCGTCACGCCGACGGTGTCGGTAGCTGCTGTCCACGAGATCTTCGCGGTGGACACGCCGGTGGCGGCTGCGCTGACCTGGCCCGGCGCGCTCGGCGCCGTCCAATCGGGGGTGATCGTGACGCTCGCCGATGACGTGTTGTCAGCAGCGTCGGACGCGACCACGCGATAGGTCACCGCGACACTGTCGGGTGCGCTGCGGTCGGTGTAGGAGGTCGTGGGCCCCGAGCTCAGCGCTTGGCCGTCGCGATAGACCGCGTAGGACGTGGCGGTGCCGGCGTCCGGTGGCGACCAGGTGATCGCGACCTGACCCGCCGTTGCCGACTGCTGGGCGGTGAGGCCGGCGGGCGGACCGATCGGCACCGTGTTCGCCACGGTGGCGCTTGCGACGTTACTCGGCGCGGAGTTGTTACCCGCCGTGTCGTGAGCGACGACGGTGTAGGTGTGGGTAGACCCCGGCGCCAGGCCGATGTCGGCCCACGCCGTCGCGTGCACGTCGGCTGCCGCTGGCGTCGTGCCGCCGTCGCGGTAGACGTTGTAGCCGGTGACGCCCACGTCGTCGGTGGCGCCGGACCAGCTCAGGTCGATCTCGCCCGTCGGTCCGCTCGCCGCGGACAGGGTGGGCGGCGTAGGCGGCGTCGTGTCCGGGAACGTGATCGGAGCGGATGCTGCGCTCCGGGTGGACTGGTTGCCGCGCTGGTCACGAGCGGCCACTGTCCAGGTATGGGTGCCGGCCGGTACGGAGAAATCCGTCCAGGTCTTGCTCGCCGCCGGAACCGTCGCGACAATGTTGCCGTCCCGGTACACGTCGTAACTCACGACACCCACATCGTCCGAGCTACCCGCACCGAGGGTGACCGTGACGTTGGCCGAAGCCGCTCCAGTGCCACGCGCCACGGATGGCGTAGCCGGGGTCGTGGGCGCGGTGGTGTCGGGCGCGAAGTGATAGGTCATCGGGTCGAACACCGCGCCGGTCGAGTCGGTCGGGTCGACCTTGACGTCGGTGCCGGACACGGTGACCTTGAGGAAGTGGTACACCTGCGCAACCGCAGATGGTTTCGCCGTCGCGCCGTCACTTGGTCGGCCGCAGGACGATCCCGCCGCATGGGTCGGATCCCAGCCGCGGGCGTAGGCATCAGTGGCACTGCACGCCGGGGCAACGTTGGTCGGCACCCCGCCCCCGCCTCCGGTGACGTAGTTCGGCACGCCGCCGGGCGGCGCCACATTGCGCTCGTACATATGGGCATGGCCGTTGAACACGAGGTTGACATTGTCGCGCGCCAACAGGGCCTCGAGGCTGTTCGCCCCGCCGTTCGGGTTCGCGGCACTGTTCTGCAGATACGGATCCTGTTGGGTCGTGTAGTTGTTCTGGTCCACTCGCAGCGGGTAGTGGAAGAAGGCCAAGCGCAACGCCGACGGACCACGTGCCGTGATGTCTTTCTGCAGATCGCCGGCCAGCCAGCTGTATTCGGCGCTGCTCTGCTGCCAGTGCTCGTCGCGATCGACCTGGTACGACGGGCAGGTCTTGGCGCCGCAGCCGGTGCCGAGCCCGGTGCTCTGCGATACGTCGGTCCAGTCGGCGTCGAGGACGTAGAACCGCACGCCGCCGACCGTGAAGGCGTACCAGTCGCTCGGGTACTTGCCCGCCGCGATGCCGTCGACCGCCGGGTAGCTCAACGAGGGCGTGTAGGTGCCGCCGGACGCCGCGACGTTCGTCGCTGCAGGCCAGGTCGAGAAGAAGTTGCCGTTGCGGCCGTGGTTCCCGACGACTGAATAGAGCGGCAGACTCGAGCCCGCCTTCGCCCAGTACCGCCCGTCGAACACATTGCTCTGCTCGGCGGCGCCCCCGGTTCGGTCGGCTGCGTGGTTCAGGTCCCCGTAGTTCGTCGTCGACCCGTCGTTGTAGGCGATGTCGCCGGTCGAGACCGCGAAAAGCGCCGGATTGCCCGCTTCCGTCGCGCTCGCCGCGATCTGTGTGTCGAGAGCGGACTGGTACTGGTTGTACGTCGCGAGCGGCGCCGTATTGGACAGTGACGTCTCGCCGAAGTCACCGAGGACGTCGAAGCTGAAAGTCGACGCCGCACCGGTGGACGGGACCGTGGTGAAGGTGGTCGGGAACCGTGGCTGAACACCGAGCATATCGGTGCCCGGCGTGGTCGTGCCGCTGTAGACCCGGTAACAGTACGTCGTGGACGGCGCGAGGCCGGTCAGTTGCACCACGTGCTGGTAGTACGGGGCGCTCTCCCCGAACGCCGTATAGGTGGTCGCGGCGTGCTGCGCGGGCACGACGGTCTGGGTGCAACTCGTCCCGGTTCCGACAGTGACCACGCCGGGACTCGTGTCGGCCGCAGTGGTCGCCCAGGTGACGGCGACCGACGTCGCGGTGAGGTCACCCAGGTAGGGGTAGCGCGCCAGCACCGCGCCCGCACCCGTCGCCGGCGCGATCCCGACAAGGACGAGCGCAGCCGACGCGATCGCGACACAACCAGCCGCCAAAGTCTTGCGCGTCATGTTCCCACCCCCGGCGCCATCGGTCGTACGACGCACATTGGCGCATTCGATCACCCGGGTAGAGATTTCACATCATGCATTTGAGGGAAAAAGTCGGCAGAGCGATCACTCGTTCATGCTCGGCTGCGGCACGGCTTAGCAACAACCCACTCTGAACCGTGTGTCGGCTCGGCCGCGAGAGGCGGTTGTCGACAATCCGCGGGCCCGACAAGAGCGGGCGGCCGAGGTGTCCGACAACCGACGGACGCGGCCGTTCGTCCATGTCGCGCGGCCGTGCTCGCGATCGTGGTCTCCGTCGGCGCCGCCGCGCAGGTCTCCCGGATCGGCGAGTCGGGTGCCCTCGGCGGCGTGGCACGGCCACTTCAGCCCCACCGCGAAACAGCGGGCACGGCGGCTAGTCGGTCTTCGCGACCCGCACGTAGCCCTCGCGCAGCACCGGTGCGACGTCGGGGAGCAGAGCGGTCTGCGTCGCCGCGGCGATCGGGTCGTCCCGCCACGACTGCGGATCGGTGCGGGCCGTGAACGCCTGGTCCTGCGGCAGACCACTGGTCTTCGGCAGCCGCACCGTGCTCGGGTCGAGCAGCACCGGCCCGATCCGGAACGACGGCGAGAGCCGCTGCAACGGTCCGGTCACCCACTCCCGCGCCATCTGCACCGCCACCCGCGGGAGCACGCCGCTGGTGGCGTGTACGGCGCCGCCGGGCACCATCACGACGGTGAGCCGGACCAGCTGTGACGGACGCACGACCAGCGGCTGCTCGGTGTTGTCGACGTAGGGATGACTGACGGGCTGAACATCCGGCGCGGCGGCACTGGACGGACCGAGCACCGAGAGCTGACCGACCTGCCGGCCGCCTGCGCGCGCCGCGGCGAGCACCTCCGGGGACACCGGTGTGAAACGGCTGTAGTCGTCGTCGACGAAGTAGCCCAGTACCCCGTCGTCGGTGCGGGTGAGCTCACCGAGCCGGACGGCGATCTGGCGGGCGGCGAACGTGTCGTAGGCGGCGCGGCGGGCGGCCCGGGCCGCGTCGTCCAGTTCCAGTTCGGCGTCCGGCCCGGCGCCCAGATCGTCGCGCACCGACAGCCGCAGCGTCATCCGGGCGACCGCGAGCGGTCGGCCCACCAGCCCGGCGACGTATTCGGTCCCGGTGGCACCGAAGGGATCGACACTCCACAACGTGGTGTCGACGCAACGCAGCAGCGCGGCGAGGGCGCTCTCCGGGACTTCGCCGGCCGGCGGCGGATGGGCTGCGGCTTCTTCGCGTCGCCGGCTGTCGGCAGCCACCACGCCGGCCGCTATCCGGACGACATGCCGGGCACCGGTGTCATCGGGCCGAAGCGGCGCCGGCGGTGCGCCGGCCGGTCCCGGTTCGCCGGGTGCACCCTCCCAGACCACGCGTCCGTCGACGTCCTCGAGCAGCATGCCGAGAGGGTCCGCGGCCGCGTCGTAGACCTCGAGGGAGCCGTCGAGATGGTCGGCGAGCAGCCAGCCGCAGACCGGGCTCACCGTCGCCTGCGGGTCGCTC
This is a stretch of genomic DNA from Mycobacteriales bacterium. It encodes these proteins:
- a CDS encoding fibronectin type III domain-containing protein, giving the protein MTRKTLAAGCVAIASAALVLVGIAPATGAGAVLARYPYLGDLTATSVAVTWATTAADTSPGVVTVGTGTSCTQTVVPAQHAATTYTAFGESAPYYQHVVQLTGLAPSTTYCYRVYSGTTTPGTDMLGVQPRFPTTFTTVPSTGAASTFSFDVLGDFGETSLSNTAPLATYNQYQSALDTQIAASATEAGNPALFAVSTGDIAYNDGSTTNYGDLNHAADRTGGAAEQSNVFDGRYWAKAGSSLPLYSVVGNHGRNGNFFSTWPAATNVAASGGTYTPSLSYPAVDGIAAGKYPSDWYAFTVGGVRFYVLDADWTDVSQSTGLGTGCGAKTCPSYQVDRDEHWQQSSAEYSWLAGDLQKDITARGPSALRLAFFHYPLRVDQNNYTTQQDPYLQNSAANPNGGANSLEALLARDNVNLVFNGHAHMYERNVAPPGGVPNYVTGGGGGVPTNVAPACSATDAYARGWDPTHAAGSSCGRPSDGATAKPSAVAQVYHFLKVTVSGTDVKVDPTDSTGAVFDPMTYHFAPDTTAPTTPATPSVARGTGAASANVTVTLGAGSSDDVGVVSYDVYRDGNIVATVPAASKTWTDFSVPAGTHTWTVAARDQRGNQSTRSAASAPITFPDTTPPTPPTLSAASGPTGEIDLSWSGATDDVGVTGYNVYRDGGTTPAAADVHATAWADIGLAPGSTHTYTVVAHDTAGNNSAPSNVASATVANTVPIGPPAGLTAQQSATAGQVAITWSPPDAGTATSYAVYRDGQALSSGPTTSYTDRSAPDSVAVTYRVVASDAADNTSSASVTITPDWTAPSAPGQVSAAATGVSTAKISWTAATDTVGVTAYTITRSAPGEANSTVATVSGGTTAVTDTTGTRGTTYTYSVVAADAQGNTSARSTAAVTLPVFTEDFESGSIAPPRWTTPTAGLTTQQSTVHAGNWAAEETSTGTTTWSSAQLPATYRALHVSAWVYLKQRSTSAGLFKLRSASGAYIAYLYVNAGGFLSVRNDAGLVTHAGSATVSTGHWHQVEIGVDTNPGGQITIWAALDGTRVTLGTPVTSTETLGNNPIGQLTLGDDVAGRSYDIAIDDVWADTSV